GCTCGAGTTTTTCCACCTCCGAGCAACGCTCTCTGGCAAGGCTAGCAACCCCAAGCCTATAATTCTCAGCCTTTACCCCGGCCGACTTTTTTCGCCAGACTGTGAGTGGTTGCCAATTTTCTCCTTCGCTTTTTATCTTTTGGGGTTCGCGATCCAACGCGTGTGCACGTCCCCATCCACCTTGCCCACTCCCCGCCGCGTGCCCAATCGTGTGTCTTCCACCATCcacgtcgtcgtcgacattTCGCCGTCGCAATTTGGACAACCAATCAGCTCCAATACAATAAACCATTCCATTTATTTCATCAAACGACTTGTCTCTCGACTTGTCCCCCGACGCGCCGCTTCGATACACTTTGACTCGGCCATGCGTTGCTAATTCAAGGACTCCTTGACCTAGCCAATTTCATGTCGCGTCGTTCCTGAATCCAGAAATCCCCAAATCCCGAATGGCAGTTATGGCCACTCAGCAATCAGAAGGCGCGGTTGTTGGCGAAAAGCCTGTCGCCAGCTCGCTGGAGCTCGAGAAGGATGCGCGCAATGGCGGCGCCGAAGTGAATGGGTATGTTGCGGCATTGGCTCCTTCCTTCGGAGTCGCATCAAGGTTTGCATGTCAGACTGGAAGCTGACAGCTTTGCTTCTAGCCACACTTCCCCCGAAGCCCCAAACCACACCGAAAAGGACGAGACCGACTCCAAACAAAGCCACAACCAAGAAGCTTTCTCAACAAACAGTGCATTGAAAAGCGAGTCGGCCGATGCGAGTGACAAACCAATCCCAGACGTTCCCACAGATGCAAAGGAGGCGCCCAAGGACGCCGAGCCCGTAAAGATGGACGTCGCGACTCCACCCGACACAGAAATGCCGGATGCACCACCAAGTCCGGCTGCCGAGGTGAAGCAAGCCGAGACACAAATCGAGCTTCCAGCCGAAGTCGCTCCCGACACACAATCTCCGGGTCCATCGAAAGAAGaccagccagccaagccGCCCACGCCTGACGCCCTGATCACATCTGACGCAAAGAACGAGGCTCCGACCAAAGCCATGTCCACTTCGGTATCTCCCATGACCAAGACGGCCCCTACCCCCCCAGCTACCGATAAGGAGGAagatgtggtgatggcagATGCGCAGGTGACCGCCGAGAGCACTCAAGAGACGCCTGTTTTCGCAACTGTCCCGGACGTGAAGCCGAGCATCGAGAAGGATCTAGTTCCAGCGTCGCCCTCCAAGGGATCTCCAAGCGCGACGGCCGATACCAGCATGTCTGACCTGGCTGCGTCTGCCAAGGTGTCGCGTGAACGGGATATCGACAGTGAGGATGAACCAGTTGCCAAGCGCACCAAGGTTGACCATTCCATCGAGGCCAAGAACAATGTCAACCCCCAAGATCGCATGGATGTCGACCGCCAGTCAGCTCCCCGGGCCACACCTGCGCAGGCTGCGAACGGAAGACCTAAGTATCTCAATGACGATTCCCTCAACGACAATCCCATCACAGATTGGCAGAACCGGCAAATTCGTCAAGTTCTTGCAGGTGTCAAAAAAACCAAGGTGGGCGGCAACTTTCGGCAATCGGTTCAGCATCTGTGGCCTATGCTCTGGCCTGATTACTCGGCACGGATTGCCAATCCTATTGATATTTCGGCCATGGAGAGACGCTTGCGTGGGGACGGGCAGAGCTACAAGAATCTTGGCGAGTTCAAACGGGACTTGAATCTGTTGGTGGATAACGCCGTCAGCTTCAACGGCGAGGCTCACGAAGTGACTGTCCAAGCCAAGGGCTGCCGTTCTGCTATTCTCGACCGTCTCTCGAAGGTCCCTGCCGCTGAACCTGCCCGCCCCGACAAGAAGGACAGCATCAAGCATCACAATATCCGCCATGCCGAACCCCGCTCTGCCGTCCACCAGTCTTCCACCGCCACGCCCCGTCCCCCAAAACCGGCGGCCCCAGCCCCCAAGCCCGCTGTCGAGAACCCTGCTTTTGCCATCCCTCCCGGCAACAACGGTATGCCGCTCATTCGGCGCGACTCGACCAAGGTTGACAGCCGCGCCAAGCGCCCCGTCAAGCCACCTCAGCCAAGAGATGTCTTTACTGACAagcgcaagaagaagctcccCCCCGAGCTTCGGTTCTGCGATGAAGTTCTCACCGAGCTGAGGAAGACCAAGTATTATGATTGCAAC
The window above is part of the Podospora bellae-mahoneyi strain CBS 112042 chromosome 3, whole genome shotgun sequence genome. Proteins encoded here:
- the BDF1 gene encoding transcription initiation at TATA-containing promoter protein (COG:K; EggNog:ENOG503NVXS), whose protein sequence is MAVMATQQSEGAVVGEKPVASSLELEKDARNGGAEVNGHTSPEAPNHTEKDETDSKQSHNQEAFSTNSALKSESADASDKPIPDVPTDAKEAPKDAEPVKMDVATPPDTEMPDAPPSPAAEVKQAETQIELPAEVAPDTQSPGPSKEDQPAKPPTPDALITSDAKNEAPTKAMSTSVSPMTKTAPTPPATDKEEDVVMADAQVTAESTQETPVFATVPDVKPSIEKDLVPASPSKGSPSATADTSMSDLAASAKVSRERDIDSEDEPVAKRTKVDHSIEAKNNVNPQDRMDVDRQSAPRATPAQAANGRPKYLNDDSLNDNPITDWQNRQIRQVLAGVKKTKVGGNFRQSVQHLWPMLWPDYSARIANPIDISAMERRLRGDGQSYKNLGEFKRDLNLLVDNAVSFNGEAHEVTVQAKGCRSAILDRLSKVPAAEPARPDKKDSIKHHNIRHAEPRSAVHQSSTATPRPPKPAAPAPKPAVENPAFAIPPGNNGMPLIRRDSTKVDSRAKRPVKPPQPRDVFTDKRKKKLPPELRFCDEVLTELRKTKYYDCNGAFLQPVDVVALQIPTYYKVVKKPMDLSTMANKLHSGEYASAKDVERDFDLIVKNAKAFNGDDHPVTIAGYKLQSLFRAEMNRKDEWLARNAPPEVINTASPRIKDESDDEPSDTEPEPEQSEEITKAQTKITSIQKRLDDEQKKLSEMINTGSASEEDVDISHSIISTLQKQLIRERNNLKELTAAVKPAKPNKPA